A window of the Butyricimonas faecalis genome harbors these coding sequences:
- a CDS encoding calcium-translocating P-type ATPase, PMCA-type codes for MESRKHYTGLTGKQVLESREKHGANVLTPPKRDSLWQIFIGNFEDPVIRILMVAVFLSGGIAISMYFSEGVIEIAETIGIAVAILLATGVATWFVWDANKKFDVLNQVNDDTLVKVIRDGDVHEVPKKEIVVDDIVLLEQGEEIPADGVLLEAISLQVNESSLTGEPMANKTVVESEFNLEATYPSNHVMRGTTVSDGHGIMRVLAVGDATEFGRVAEKSSEKSEEPTPLDKQLDSLAKFIGVVGFCGAAATFTILFIKAIFFNPASPTPGWGQLGLIGALIIAAVIMLAKVWVPVIYDVHALRGKAKELPRSIEQGSWARWFLYGLGALVVMLAVGLAFGVKPWDPQAWISLSLGKKILSAFMASVTLIVVTVPEGLPMSVTLSLALSMRKMLKSNNLVRKMHACETMGATTVICTDKTGTLTQNRMTVYKTNFYGLKDQQLSDNENSRLIKEGIAVNTTAFLDFSEPGRVKTLGNPTEAALLLWLNGQQVNYRELRENAAVIDQLTFSTERKYMATLVDSPVMGKKILYVKGAPEIVFAQCKHALIDGELQPIARYKTTVEAQLLEYQNQAMRTLGFAYQVIEDHESRFKEGRLYNAELTFLGIAAISDPIRPDVPEAVKRCFDAGIQVKMVTGDTPGTAKEIGRQIGLWTEKDTERNVITGVEFARLTDQEALERVLDLKIMSRARPMDKQRLVQLLQQKQAIVAVTGDGTNDAPALNHAHVGLSMGSGTSVAKEASDITLLDDSFSSITSAVMWGRSVYQNIQRFILFQLTINVAALIIVLLGSLFGSELPITVTQMLWVNLIMDTFAAGALASLPPSPEVMKRKPRDSNAFIIVPQMRRLILATGIAFVVILLGLLYVLSHYAGGIDAGTPEGLRNLTIFFTVFVMLQFWNMFNAKTFGTNDSAFKNIFKSEGFLTVGMAIIVGQVLVVNFGGSVFRTVPLTWGEWMGITLATSVVLWVGEIFRAFKRMKK; via the coding sequence ATGGAATCACGTAAACACTACACGGGTCTCACGGGTAAACAAGTGCTGGAAAGTCGTGAAAAACACGGGGCCAACGTGTTAACTCCCCCCAAGAGGGACTCTTTGTGGCAAATTTTTATCGGGAACTTCGAGGATCCCGTTATTCGCATATTAATGGTGGCGGTATTTCTTTCCGGGGGCATCGCCATCTCCATGTATTTCTCGGAAGGGGTCATCGAGATCGCGGAAACCATCGGTATTGCCGTGGCCATATTGCTCGCGACGGGAGTGGCCACGTGGTTCGTGTGGGACGCGAACAAGAAGTTCGACGTGCTGAATCAGGTGAACGACGACACGCTGGTCAAAGTGATTCGCGACGGTGACGTGCACGAGGTACCGAAAAAGGAGATCGTCGTGGACGATATCGTGCTGTTGGAGCAAGGGGAAGAGATTCCCGCCGACGGGGTACTCCTGGAGGCGATCTCCCTGCAGGTGAACGAATCCAGTTTGACCGGAGAGCCGATGGCCAATAAAACCGTGGTCGAGTCCGAGTTTAACCTGGAAGCCACCTATCCATCGAATCACGTGATGCGGGGAACCACCGTTTCCGACGGTCACGGGATCATGCGGGTGCTTGCCGTGGGTGACGCCACGGAGTTCGGGAGAGTGGCAGAGAAGTCCTCGGAGAAAAGCGAGGAACCGACCCCACTTGACAAGCAACTGGATTCACTGGCAAAGTTCATCGGGGTGGTGGGATTCTGTGGCGCGGCAGCCACGTTTACCATCCTGTTCATCAAAGCCATTTTCTTCAACCCGGCATCCCCTACCCCGGGATGGGGACAACTCGGGCTGATCGGGGCGTTGATTATCGCGGCCGTCATCATGCTGGCCAAAGTGTGGGTGCCGGTCATATACGACGTGCATGCCCTGCGGGGGAAAGCAAAAGAGCTTCCACGAAGCATAGAACAGGGCAGTTGGGCACGCTGGTTCCTGTACGGGCTGGGTGCGTTGGTCGTCATGCTCGCCGTTGGTTTGGCCTTCGGGGTGAAGCCGTGGGACCCGCAAGCATGGATTTCGCTAAGCCTCGGGAAGAAGATCCTATCGGCATTCATGGCCTCCGTTACCTTGATCGTGGTAACGGTGCCGGAAGGGCTCCCGATGAGCGTCACCTTGAGCCTGGCTCTCAGCATGCGCAAAATGTTGAAATCGAACAACCTGGTGCGCAAGATGCACGCTTGCGAGACGATGGGTGCCACGACCGTCATTTGCACGGATAAAACGGGGACCCTGACCCAAAACCGGATGACCGTGTACAAGACCAATTTCTACGGTCTGAAGGATCAACAACTATCGGACAACGAGAATTCCCGACTGATAAAGGAAGGGATTGCCGTGAACACGACCGCATTTCTCGACTTTTCCGAGCCGGGCCGGGTGAAGACGTTGGGCAACCCGACCGAGGCCGCCTTGCTGCTCTGGCTGAACGGGCAACAGGTAAATTACCGGGAACTCCGGGAGAATGCCGCGGTGATCGACCAGTTGACTTTTTCCACGGAACGGAAATACATGGCCACGCTGGTTGATTCGCCCGTCATGGGGAAAAAGATTCTATACGTGAAGGGGGCTCCCGAGATCGTCTTCGCCCAATGTAAACATGCCTTGATCGACGGGGAGCTGCAACCGATTGCCCGTTATAAAACGACGGTGGAGGCCCAATTGCTGGAATACCAGAATCAGGCCATGCGGACGCTGGGTTTTGCTTACCAGGTCATCGAGGATCATGAATCGCGCTTCAAAGAGGGACGTCTGTACAACGCGGAATTGACGTTCCTGGGGATCGCGGCGATTTCGGACCCGATTCGTCCGGACGTGCCGGAGGCGGTGAAACGTTGTTTCGATGCCGGAATACAAGTGAAGATGGTGACCGGGGACACGCCGGGTACGGCAAAAGAGATCGGGCGACAAATCGGGCTGTGGACGGAAAAAGATACCGAGCGGAACGTGATCACGGGGGTCGAGTTTGCCCGGTTAACCGACCAAGAGGCCCTGGAGCGGGTGCTGGATTTAAAGATCATGTCCCGCGCCCGCCCGATGGACAAACAACGCCTCGTGCAGTTGCTACAACAGAAACAGGCCATCGTGGCTGTCACGGGGGACGGGACGAACGATGCCCCGGCGTTGAATCACGCGCACGTGGGGCTATCCATGGGTAGCGGTACTTCCGTGGCCAAGGAGGCGAGCGACATCACGTTGCTGGACGACTCGTTCAGCAGCATCACCTCTGCCGTGATGTGGGGACGTTCGGTGTACCAGAACATCCAACGGTTCATCCTGTTCCAGCTTACCATTAACGTGGCCGCCTTGATCATCGTGCTACTGGGCTCCTTGTTCGGTTCGGAGCTTCCGATCACGGTGACGCAGATGTTGTGGGTGAACCTCATCATGGACACGTTTGCCGCCGGGGCTTTGGCCTCGCTCCCACCCAGTCCGGAGGTGATGAAACGCAAGCCGAGGGATTCGAATGCCTTTATCATCGTACCGCAAATGCGACGACTGATACTGGCCACGGGGATCGCGTTCGTGGTTATCCTGCTCGGCCTGCTGTACGTGCTCTCCCATTATGCCGGAGGCATCGATGCCGGTACGCCGGAGGGGTTGCGCAACCTGACGATCTTTTTCACCGTGTTCGTGATGTTGCAGTTCTGGAACATGTTTAACGCGAAGACGTTCGGGACAAACGATTCGGCCTTTAAAAATATATTCAAAAGCGAGGGATTCCTCACCGTGGGGATGGCGATTATCGTGGGACAGGTGCTGGTAGTCAATTTCGGGGGTTCCGTTTTCAGAACCGTCCCGCTGACCTGGGGCGAATGGATGGGGATCACGCTTGCCACCTCGGTCGTACTTTGGGTGGGAGAAATCTTTAGAGCATTCAAACGGATGAAAAAATAG